The following coding sequences lie in one Haladaptatus sp. DJG-WS-42 genomic window:
- the glmM gene encoding phosphoglucosamine mutase, with amino-acid sequence MFGTSGIRGPVGEVVTADLALAVGRALAAEAESVVVGRDPRESGEFLTDALVAGLRESGTDVIDIGLAATPTVARAVAGEDADAGVSITASHNPAPDNGIKLWNPSGQAFDEAQREAITERIRDDYFAPVGWEGLGKRHEKDGAERHTQTLVDAVSLDEPLSVIVDVGNGAGGVTAEALARLGCEVETLNAQPDGRFPGRPSEPTAETCESLCQLVAASDADLGIAHDGDADRMMAVTGNGDFISGDMLLALFSLDAAGEGERVAAPVDTSLVVADLLAEQGASLTRTKVGDVYVAERATEPDVVFGGEPSGAWIWPEETLCPDGPLAAVRLVELASKRPLAARLADLEPYPIRRTSLEVERKDELMAAIEARVLSEFDDVQTLDGVRVDLGDAWFLLRASGTQPLIRVTAEARDPARADEVFERATGIVTDSQ; translated from the coding sequence ATGTTTGGAACGAGCGGTATTCGAGGCCCCGTCGGTGAGGTTGTGACCGCGGACCTCGCACTCGCCGTCGGGCGGGCACTTGCCGCCGAAGCCGAGAGTGTCGTCGTCGGCCGCGACCCCCGCGAAAGTGGTGAATTTTTGACTGATGCGTTGGTCGCCGGCCTGCGCGAGAGCGGCACCGACGTCATCGACATCGGCCTCGCCGCAACGCCAACCGTCGCCCGTGCCGTCGCGGGCGAAGACGCAGACGCTGGCGTCTCGATTACTGCCTCCCACAATCCTGCTCCTGACAACGGCATCAAGCTCTGGAACCCCTCCGGGCAGGCGTTCGACGAAGCCCAGCGCGAGGCCATCACCGAGCGCATCCGCGACGACTATTTTGCCCCCGTCGGCTGGGAGGGCCTTGGCAAGCGCCACGAGAAAGACGGCGCAGAACGCCACACCCAGACGCTCGTCGACGCCGTTTCCCTTGACGAGCCGCTTTCGGTCATCGTGGACGTGGGCAACGGCGCAGGCGGCGTCACCGCAGAAGCACTCGCTCGCCTCGGTTGTGAGGTCGAAACCCTGAACGCCCAGCCGGACGGCCGCTTCCCCGGTCGCCCGAGCGAGCCAACCGCCGAGACCTGCGAATCGCTCTGCCAGCTCGTCGCTGCCTCAGACGCAGACCTCGGTATCGCCCACGACGGCGACGCAGACCGCATGATGGCTGTCACTGGCAACGGCGACTTCATCTCCGGAGATATGCTCCTCGCACTGTTCTCGCTCGACGCCGCGGGCGAGGGCGAGCGCGTCGCCGCGCCCGTGGACACCAGTCTGGTCGTCGCAGACCTGCTCGCAGAACAGGGCGCGTCGCTCACGCGCACCAAAGTCGGCGACGTGTACGTCGCAGAACGCGCCACAGAACCCGACGTGGTGTTCGGCGGCGAACCCTCTGGGGCGTGGATTTGGCCCGAAGAAACCCTCTGTCCAGACGGCCCGCTCGCCGCGGTTCGCCTCGTGGAACTCGCAAGCAAGCGCCCGCTCGCCGCCCGCCTTGCCGACCTCGAACCGTATCCGATTCGCCGCACCAGCCTCGAAGTCGAGCGCAAAGACGAACTCATGGCCGCCATCGAAGCCCGCGTGCTTTCGGAGTTCGATGATGTCCAGACCCTCGATGGCGTCCGCGTTGACCTCGGTGATGCGTGGTTCCTCCTCCGGGCGTCTGGCACCCAACCGCTCATCCGCGTCACCGCAGAAGCCCGCGACCCCGCCCGCGCAGACGAAGTGTTCGAGCGCGCGACCGGCATCGTCACCGACTCGCAGTAA
- a CDS encoding SDR family NAD(P)-dependent oxidoreductase: MGETVVIAGVGPGLGAALARRFAVEGCQIALFARSGDYLDTLADELNAAPGTVLAVPVDVTDPDAVTAAFATVREAFGPVSVLINNASDSAWKGVRDISLSEFEHAWRVAAVGSLLCTQAVLPDMLESGSGTIIFTGATSSIRGREGAVGFSAAKFAVRGMAESMARELGPEGIHVAHVVIDGRIRDPSVSDADVNGDPYQYLNPESIANSYWHLVQQPPDTWTLELDVRPHVETF; this comes from the coding sequence ATGGGTGAGACGGTAGTCATCGCCGGTGTCGGCCCCGGACTCGGGGCGGCGCTTGCGCGCAGGTTCGCGGTCGAAGGGTGTCAGATTGCGTTGTTCGCACGGTCAGGTGACTATCTCGACACATTGGCCGACGAACTCAACGCGGCACCCGGAACGGTTCTTGCCGTCCCCGTGGACGTGACCGACCCCGACGCCGTGACCGCCGCCTTCGCTACCGTCCGCGAGGCATTTGGCCCGGTCTCCGTCCTCATCAACAACGCGAGCGATTCGGCGTGGAAGGGCGTCAGAGACATCTCGCTTTCTGAGTTCGAACACGCGTGGCGGGTCGCTGCCGTTGGCAGTCTGCTCTGTACGCAAGCCGTCCTTCCCGATATGCTCGAATCCGGCAGTGGAACCATCATTTTCACCGGCGCAACGTCTTCGATTCGCGGGCGAGAAGGTGCGGTTGGCTTTTCGGCCGCCAAATTCGCCGTCCGCGGCATGGCCGAATCGATGGCCCGCGAACTCGGCCCGGAGGGGATTCACGTCGCTCACGTCGTCATCGACGGGCGAATCCGCGACCCGTCGGTCTCGGATGCCGATGTCAACGGCGACCCGTATCAGTATCTCAATCCAGAATCGATCGCCAACTCCTACTGGCACTTGGTGCAACAGCCCCCCGACACGTGGACGCTCGAACTGGACGTACGCCCGCACGTCGAAACCTTCTAA
- a CDS encoding ORC1-type DNA replication protein, with protein MADDPDGGMLSWDESVFRDEHVFEIDYVPEVFHHRETQMRSLKYALRPAVRGSRPLNVLIRGPPGTGKTTAVQSLFGELNAETDVRTVRVNCQVDSTRYSVFSRIFQGIFDYEPPSSGISFKKLFGQVTDHLVDEDEVLVVALDDVNYLFYESEASDTLYSLLRAHEAHAGAKIGVVVISSDLSLDVIEELDSRVQSVFRPEEVFFPAYDEAAIRDILADRAKPGFHEGVIKGDVLDRVAALTADSGDLRVGIDLLRRAGLNAEMRASRVVTGEDVESAYDKSKYIHLSRSLRGLSEPERALIKVIAEHEGEQAGAVYESFHEETDLGYTRYSELINKLDQLGLIEARYTNVEGRGRSRELTLKYDAQAVLDRL; from the coding sequence ATGGCTGATGACCCCGACGGGGGGATGCTTTCGTGGGATGAGTCGGTGTTCCGAGACGAACATGTGTTCGAAATCGACTACGTCCCCGAAGTGTTCCACCACCGCGAGACGCAGATGCGGAGTCTGAAATACGCACTCCGGCCAGCGGTGCGGGGGTCGCGCCCGCTGAACGTCCTGATTCGCGGGCCGCCCGGAACCGGCAAGACGACCGCCGTCCAGAGCCTGTTCGGGGAACTCAACGCAGAAACCGACGTGCGCACGGTGCGCGTCAACTGTCAGGTGGATTCGACGCGCTACTCCGTCTTTTCGCGCATCTTCCAGGGGATTTTCGACTACGAACCGCCCTCAAGCGGTATCTCCTTTAAAAAGCTGTTCGGGCAGGTCACCGACCACCTCGTTGACGAAGACGAGGTGCTCGTGGTCGCGCTCGACGACGTGAACTACCTGTTTTACGAATCAGAGGCGTCGGACACGCTCTACTCGCTTCTGCGCGCCCACGAGGCCCACGCCGGGGCGAAAATCGGCGTCGTGGTGATTTCCTCAGACCTCAGTCTGGACGTCATCGAAGAGCTCGACAGCCGCGTCCAGAGCGTGTTCCGCCCCGAGGAGGTGTTCTTCCCGGCCTACGACGAAGCCGCGATTCGCGACATCCTCGCAGACCGCGCGAAACCCGGCTTCCACGAGGGCGTCATCAAAGGCGACGTGTTAGACCGCGTGGCCGCACTCACCGCCGACTCGGGCGACCTGCGCGTCGGGATTGACCTCCTGCGCCGCGCGGGGTTGAACGCCGAGATGCGCGCAAGCCGCGTCGTCACGGGCGAGGACGTGGAATCCGCCTACGACAAATCGAAATATATCCACCTCTCGCGGAGCCTCAGAGGGCTCTCAGAACCGGAGCGCGCGCTCATCAAGGTGATTGCAGAACACGAAGGCGAGCAGGCGGGAGCCGTCTACGAGTCGTTCCACGAGGAGACCGACCTCGGCTACACGCGCTACTCCGAACTCATCAACAAACTCGACCAACTCGGCCTCATCGAAGCGCGCTATACGAACGTCGAAGGCCGCGGTCGCTCGCGCGAGTTGACGCTGAAATACGACGCACAAGCCGTCTTAGACCGGCTTTAG
- a CDS encoding endonuclease MutS2, with translation MDFEGIPGVGEKTAAALAQLDDPETALKRGDVLRLSSAPGITEGRAASIARAAIREQHGDPGRFLATNRARELYGDTLSLLQQRTVTTYAKKRLETLFPSSKRSRIDEVRAFVEQATEREPTPEVLEALSAVEPLVHPRGVRVRDRCLATMDAETYAEAKDAVPELSVEIVEDARRLGDLARGYATVIALDEEFAGVDIDGDVQVKPDALDTPVEIVPERTLSFFATNRARLQAAIRVHRAAGMEPPSGLDLDALEAGLSRLNDDGTVKGDEELERLTDAANDLDAAVSMAENVANDRLREAIQARDVTIEGSDLLSLVEQGAGVDSLLSRELADEYDAAIEAARDHLVDSLSLDAGEEEVARMIFGEEPTFPVGYQEKVVSRLREDLTVARDRRAARRKREVARELAELTEAVDELVFASLELDVELAIARFVADFDCVMPELSGEGFAIESGRSPLLDVSFEEVEPVDYAVSGVTLLSGVNSGGKTSTLDLCAVIVILAHMGLPVPAAHARVGLVEELHYHAKTQGTLDAGAFESTLRDFAGLVTGEAKKLVLVDELESITEPGASAKIIAGILEALDEREASGVFVSHLAGEIRDAADYTVAVDGIEAVGLVDGELVVNRSPQKNHLARSTPELIVEKLAAEGDATFYGRLLEKFEA, from the coding sequence ATGGATTTCGAGGGCATCCCGGGCGTTGGCGAGAAGACAGCGGCGGCACTTGCGCAGCTCGACGACCCCGAGACGGCACTCAAACGCGGCGACGTCCTGCGGTTATCGAGCGCACCCGGCATCACCGAAGGGCGCGCAGCGAGCATCGCGCGGGCGGCCATCCGCGAGCAACACGGCGACCCCGGGCGATTCCTCGCCACCAATCGCGCCCGCGAACTCTACGGAGACACCCTGTCGCTGCTCCAACAGCGCACCGTCACGACGTACGCGAAAAAGCGCCTTGAGACGCTGTTTCCGAGTTCGAAACGCTCGCGCATCGACGAGGTGCGCGCGTTCGTCGAGCAAGCCACAGAGCGCGAGCCAACGCCGGAGGTGCTGGAGGCGCTTTCAGCCGTCGAACCGCTTGTCCACCCGCGCGGGGTCCGGGTGCGCGACCGGTGTCTCGCGACGATGGACGCAGAGACGTACGCCGAAGCAAAAGACGCCGTCCCCGAACTGAGCGTCGAAATCGTCGAAGACGCGCGCAGACTCGGGGATTTGGCCCGTGGCTACGCCACCGTCATCGCCCTCGATGAGGAGTTCGCGGGCGTGGACATCGACGGCGACGTGCAGGTGAAACCCGACGCGCTCGACACGCCGGTCGAAATCGTCCCCGAACGCACGCTCTCGTTTTTTGCGACGAACCGCGCCCGCCTGCAGGCGGCGATTCGCGTCCACCGCGCAGCCGGAATGGAACCACCTTCGGGCCTCGATTTGGACGCGCTCGAAGCTGGACTGTCACGGCTAAACGACGACGGGACGGTCAAGGGCGACGAAGAATTGGAACGGCTCACCGACGCCGCAAACGACTTAGACGCGGCGGTGTCGATGGCCGAGAACGTGGCGAACGACCGGCTGCGCGAGGCGATTCAGGCCCGTGACGTGACCATCGAAGGCTCCGACCTCCTCTCACTCGTCGAACAGGGCGCGGGCGTCGATTCGCTGCTCTCGCGTGAACTCGCAGACGAGTACGACGCGGCCATCGAAGCGGCGCGCGACCACCTCGTGGACTCGCTGTCGCTGGACGCGGGCGAAGAGGAAGTCGCCCGGATGATTTTCGGCGAGGAGCCGACGTTTCCGGTTGGCTACCAAGAAAAAGTCGTGAGCCGGTTGCGCGAGGACTTGACCGTCGCGCGCGACCGCCGGGCGGCGCGCAGAAAGCGCGAAGTCGCCCGCGAGTTGGCGGAGCTGACGGAGGCGGTGGACGAACTCGTGTTTGCGTCGCTCGAACTCGACGTGGAACTCGCCATCGCGCGCTTTGTCGCGGATTTCGACTGCGTGATGCCCGAACTGTCGGGCGAAGGCTTCGCCATCGAAAGCGGCCGCTCGCCCCTGCTCGACGTGTCCTTCGAGGAGGTCGAACCGGTTGACTACGCCGTCTCCGGCGTCACGCTCCTTTCGGGAGTTAACAGCGGGGGGAAAACCTCGACGCTCGACCTCTGTGCAGTCATCGTCATCCTCGCGCACATGGGGCTTCCCGTGCCCGCAGCACACGCACGCGTCGGGCTGGTCGAAGAACTCCACTACCACGCGAAAACCCAAGGGACGCTCGACGCGGGCGCGTTCGAGAGCACGCTGCGCGACTTCGCGGGCCTCGTCACGGGCGAGGCGAAAAAGCTCGTGCTCGTAGACGAGTTGGAGTCGATAACCGAACCCGGCGCAAGCGCGAAAATCATCGCGGGCATTCTCGAAGCCTTAGACGAGCGCGAGGCGTCGGGCGTGTTCGTCTCCCACCTCGCGGGCGAAATCCGCGATGCGGCGGATTACACCGTCGCGGTGGACGGTATCGAGGCGGTCGGCCTCGTGGATGGTGAACTGGTCGTGAACCGCTCGCCGCAGAAAAATCACCTCGCGCGCTCGACGCCGGAGTTGATAGTCGAGAAGCTCGCCGCGGAGGGCGACGCCACCTTCTACGGCCGATTGCTCGAAAAGTTCGAAGCCTGA
- a CDS encoding MFS transporter produces MAGRISKGQVPWRSRTVQVVLLSTLLAPIGVPLIAPALPVIRDAFVVTDAQASLVVSAYFVVGIVLSPFIGLLADRVGRKRVLVTSLFAFGLTGGAIFFAPNFTALLVLRAIQGTAAAGLFVATVTIIGDTFEGTQRNAVLGMNIAVLSAGAALFPLVGGILVTFGWNVPFVACLLALPVGLFALLALEEPAVEREMRSLTYLRGAVSVVTGPNTLFLYAAAFATELLLFGAIITVLPFLLNEQYALAPVFIGGIIVAAEAGSIVVSTQNGRLAGYVSNGLLVAGGFVCFGVGLLVIWLAPSVLIVAAGAVVVGAGLGLSMPAVDAAISDVVSGEYRAGALSLRNSTTFLGRATGPALFAGLATVTGYPLLLLGAGLVSIVFALVIVAVASRLLAETTLPPEEPEEIV; encoded by the coding sequence ATGGCTGGACGCATTTCGAAGGGACAGGTTCCGTGGCGCTCGCGGACGGTACAGGTCGTTCTCTTGAGCACGCTGCTCGCGCCAATCGGCGTCCCGCTCATCGCCCCGGCGCTCCCGGTGATTCGTGACGCTTTCGTCGTCACGGACGCACAGGCGAGCCTCGTCGTCAGCGCCTACTTCGTCGTCGGTATCGTGCTCTCACCGTTCATTGGCCTGCTCGCAGACCGCGTCGGCAGAAAACGCGTGCTCGTGACGAGTCTGTTCGCCTTCGGCCTCACCGGTGGGGCCATCTTCTTCGCGCCAAACTTCACGGCGCTGCTCGTCCTCCGGGCGATTCAGGGCACGGCCGCTGCCGGGCTGTTCGTCGCCACCGTGACCATCATCGGCGACACCTTCGAGGGAACCCAACGAAACGCCGTTCTCGGCATGAATATCGCCGTCCTTTCGGCGGGCGCGGCGCTGTTCCCGCTCGTCGGTGGCATCCTCGTCACCTTCGGGTGGAACGTCCCGTTTGTCGCCTGCCTGCTCGCACTCCCGGTGGGGCTGTTTGCCTTGCTCGCGCTCGAAGAGCCGGCCGTCGAGCGCGAAATGCGCAGTCTCACCTACCTCCGCGGTGCGGTCTCGGTGGTCACGGGGCCGAACACGCTGTTTCTCTACGCCGCGGCGTTCGCCACCGAACTGCTGCTGTTCGGGGCTATCATCACGGTCTTGCCGTTTTTACTCAACGAACAGTATGCCCTTGCGCCGGTGTTCATCGGCGGCATCATCGTCGCGGCAGAGGCCGGGTCTATCGTCGTTTCGACCCAGAACGGGCGGCTCGCGGGCTACGTCTCGAACGGCCTGCTCGTCGCGGGCGGATTCGTCTGCTTCGGCGTTGGCCTGCTCGTCATCTGGCTCGCGCCGAGCGTCCTCATCGTGGCCGCTGGCGCAGTCGTCGTCGGCGCGGGCCTCGGGCTCTCGATGCCCGCGGTTGACGCCGCCATCAGCGACGTGGTGAGCGGTGAGTACCGCGCCGGGGCGCTCAGCCTGCGCAACAGCACCACCTTCCTCGGCCGGGCGACCGGCCCGGCACTGTTCGCGGGGCTTGCGACCGTCACGGGTTACCCACTGCTCTTGCTCGGTGCGGGGCTCGTCTCGATTGTATTCGCGCTCGTCATCGTCGCCGTCGCCAGCAGACTGCTCGCAGAGACGACGCTTCCGCCTGAGGAGCCGGAGGAAATCGTATGA
- the larE gene encoding ATP-dependent sacrificial sulfur transferase LarE has product MPTVEEKAQAVRADLAERESVLIAFSGGVDSSVVAALAADALGENAVACTAKSETLPDAELSDAVSVAEEIGIRHELVEFSELDSPDFVKNDEDRCYHCRTMRLGKMFDKARELGIELVCDGTNASDLGEGHRPGLRAVEELNAYSPLVAQGITKAEVREIAELYDLSVADKPAMACLSSRIPTGLEVTEERLTRVDKAEQLLRTWGFSQFRVRDHDGLARIEIAGDELERALDVDFIRAARDHLKNVGFDHVTLDLFGYRTGSVSPAGQQDDEPLVENVFDAEYPTGN; this is encoded by the coding sequence ATGCCTACGGTCGAGGAGAAAGCACAAGCCGTCCGCGCCGACCTCGCGGAGCGCGAGAGCGTCCTTATCGCCTTCAGTGGTGGCGTCGATTCGAGCGTCGTCGCGGCGCTCGCCGCAGACGCACTCGGCGAGAACGCCGTCGCCTGCACCGCAAAGAGCGAGACGCTCCCCGACGCCGAACTCAGCGATGCCGTCTCCGTCGCCGAAGAAATCGGCATCCGCCACGAACTCGTGGAGTTCAGCGAACTCGACAGCCCCGACTTCGTGAAAAACGACGAAGACCGGTGTTATCACTGCCGGACGATGCGACTCGGCAAGATGTTCGACAAAGCCCGCGAACTCGGCATCGAACTCGTCTGCGACGGGACGAACGCTTCTGACTTAGGCGAGGGCCACCGACCCGGTCTGCGCGCCGTCGAGGAACTGAACGCCTACTCGCCGCTCGTCGCACAGGGCATCACCAAAGCCGAAGTCCGCGAGATTGCGGAACTGTACGACCTCTCGGTGGCCGACAAGCCCGCGATGGCGTGTCTCTCCTCGCGCATTCCGACCGGCCTCGAAGTCACCGAAGAACGTCTCACCCGCGTTGACAAAGCAGAACAGTTGCTCCGAACGTGGGGCTTCTCGCAGTTCCGGGTGCGCGACCACGACGGGCTCGCGCGCATCGAAATCGCGGGTGACGAACTGGAGCGCGCCCTCGACGTAGACTTCATCCGCGCCGCCCGTGACCATCTGAAAAACGTCGGCTTCGACCACGTCACGCTCGACCTCTTTGGCTATCGCACGGGGAGCGTGAGTCCGGCCGGTCAACAGGACGATGAACCACTCGTCGAAAACGTGTTCGACGCTGAGTATCCGACCGGCAACTAG
- a CDS encoding histidine phosphatase family protein codes for MRVLVVRHGETHWNRERRMQGWAPSQLTETGAEQARATGETLAAAYDISHIYASDLTRTRETTALIRESVAAEATFDPAWRERDLGVYQGLTYDNIAERFPEFSLQRAGLEAATKVPDGGESIVQVKDRVLAGWQELAENGHDDDTVLVVSHGGPLYLLLGHLQGYNIVDSYVRMNLQNCAVSEIEVEEGAARVVRENETPY; via the coding sequence ATGAGAGTGTTGGTGGTCCGCCACGGCGAGACGCACTGGAACCGCGAGCGACGCATGCAGGGATGGGCTCCTTCACAGCTCACCGAAACCGGTGCAGAGCAAGCGCGGGCGACCGGCGAAACGCTCGCAGCAGCGTACGATATTTCTCACATCTACGCCTCCGACCTGACGCGCACCCGCGAAACGACGGCGCTCATCCGTGAGTCGGTGGCTGCAGAGGCCACCTTCGACCCCGCGTGGCGCGAGCGCGACCTCGGCGTCTATCAGGGACTCACCTACGACAACATCGCAGAGCGATTTCCCGAGTTTTCGCTACAGAGAGCCGGCCTCGAAGCCGCGACGAAGGTTCCGGACGGCGGCGAGAGCATCGTGCAGGTCAAAGACCGCGTGCTCGCCGGGTGGCAGGAGCTCGCGGAGAATGGGCACGACGACGACACCGTGCTCGTCGTGAGCCACGGCGGGCCCCTTTACCTCCTGCTTGGCCATTTACAGGGCTACAACATCGTGGACAGCTACGTGCGGATGAATCTGCAAAACTGCGCCGTCTCAGAAATCGAAGTCGAGGAGGGAGCCGCGCGGGTCGTGCGCGAAAACGAGACGCCGTACTAG
- a CDS encoding twin-arginine translocase subunit TatC, with protein sequence MADHFSAPPVEEDGGIVSEGPSSDKEMPLAAHIEEMVRRTGIVLIIMAVVSGIVFPFADQIINFLWNNILPGTDVARPRVYHPLALLLARLKVATLAGFVIALPVFVYETYLFMRPGLYKHERKYYLAAVPTSLILAFIGVSFAFYLVLPTIFTYFTYYTQGAATVAYGLTETFNLIVLLMGFFALIFQIPLMVMLAIMMGLTTRQWLADRRLYFWGAFAGIAFLFSPDPTGMAPIIVAATMIALFEGTLLLLRWTQR encoded by the coding sequence ATGGCTGACCACTTTTCGGCACCGCCGGTCGAAGAAGACGGCGGCATCGTGAGCGAAGGCCCCTCTTCTGACAAGGAGATGCCACTTGCAGCGCACATCGAAGAGATGGTGCGACGCACCGGCATCGTCCTCATCATTATGGCCGTCGTGAGCGGCATCGTCTTTCCCTTCGCAGACCAGATCATCAACTTCCTCTGGAACAACATTCTCCCCGGCACCGACGTTGCCCGGCCGCGCGTCTACCACCCGCTCGCGCTGTTGCTCGCGCGGCTCAAGGTCGCCACCCTCGCCGGGTTCGTCATCGCGCTCCCCGTGTTCGTCTACGAGACGTACCTGTTCATGCGCCCTGGCCTCTACAAACACGAGCGTAAATACTACCTCGCCGCCGTCCCGACGAGTCTCATCCTTGCCTTCATTGGCGTCTCGTTCGCGTTCTACCTCGTCCTCCCGACCATCTTCACGTACTTCACGTACTACACGCAGGGAGCCGCGACCGTCGCCTACGGCCTGACCGAGACGTTCAACCTCATCGTGTTGCTGATGGGCTTTTTCGCGCTCATCTTCCAGATTCCGCTCATGGTCATGCTTGCCATCATGATGGGGCTGACCACCCGCCAGTGGCTCGCAGACCGCCGCCTCTACTTCTGGGGGGCCTTTGCGGGCATCGCGTTCCTGTTCAGCCCCGACCCGACGGGGATGGCGCCCATCATCGTCGCCGCCACGATGATTGCGCTGTTCGAAGGAACCCTGTTGCTCCTGCGCTGGACGCAGCGATAA
- a CDS encoding twin-arginine translocase subunit TatC, with product MSGAIDDDTKRAVASGRETLGAMLSTAQTHLQKVFIVFVIGLMGTIYALREFVWLRLKADLFSKLGDNVASQTDVIAVTPFDVILLQVKIGLVVGALLALPFLIYYSRDALRERNLWPTQRIGFWKLAFVLTLSFALFVGGVVYAYFLFFPLMFEFLAGNAIQGGFQPTYSIVHWAQFVFLLTVSFGLAAQLPLAMSGLAYIEVVPYETWRDKWRHAVVAIFVFGALFSPPDPFTQIMWAVPLLILYGFSLGLTKIVVSTRRSRKAPDAASAGDPADIDIGPLDAAAIAAAPAEVFAAMSEDEALQHASAAMQDDDADKAQAILDRFDEVQEALEAEPVENGATAAAANDMAEADDEEAPVETEADVEDREEREREESSAITRTTTGIVNAFSEDEKSEDDIGGYYYDIAFILDSLTSKAFWLVGTFMLVLASVFIFLYQGGIGLIKADFLRRLPEAVRPEEVGIVALHPVEALIFEVKIATVLAAVSIIPVLLYFAWPALKERGFARGNRNVLLVWGLSLFVGIIAGSAFGYSYIAPTVISWLTNDAIQANMIISYRINAFGWLVFLTTAGVGILAMIPVTMLLFHRGRIITYRTFRGRWREVTIAVLAIAAFGAPGGMFMMFILAIPTLLAYFLGLGLLWVVTLGGRRVPEKKQAGAD from the coding sequence ATGTCTGGAGCGATAGACGACGACACGAAACGCGCTGTCGCAAGCGGGCGCGAAACGCTCGGCGCGATGCTCAGCACCGCACAGACCCATCTGCAGAAGGTGTTCATCGTGTTCGTCATCGGGCTGATGGGCACTATCTACGCCCTGCGCGAGTTCGTCTGGCTGCGACTCAAAGCCGACCTGTTCTCGAAACTCGGTGACAACGTCGCCTCTCAGACCGACGTGATTGCGGTCACGCCGTTCGACGTCATCCTGTTACAGGTGAAAATCGGCCTCGTCGTCGGCGCGCTCCTCGCTCTCCCCTTCCTCATCTATTATTCGCGCGATGCGCTTCGCGAACGCAACCTCTGGCCGACCCAGCGCATCGGCTTTTGGAAACTCGCGTTCGTCCTCACGCTGAGTTTCGCCCTGTTCGTCGGCGGCGTCGTCTACGCCTACTTCCTGTTTTTCCCGCTGATGTTCGAGTTCCTCGCCGGGAACGCGATTCAAGGCGGCTTCCAGCCGACGTACTCCATCGTCCACTGGGCACAGTTCGTCTTCTTGCTCACTGTTTCGTTCGGCCTCGCCGCCCAGCTTCCGCTGGCGATGAGCGGCCTCGCGTACATCGAAGTCGTCCCCTACGAAACGTGGCGCGACAAGTGGCGCCACGCCGTGGTCGCCATCTTCGTCTTCGGCGCGCTGTTCTCGCCCCCAGACCCCTTCACGCAAATCATGTGGGCCGTGCCGTTGCTCATCCTCTACGGGTTCAGCCTCGGGTTGACCAAGATCGTCGTCTCGACACGCCGGTCACGGAAGGCCCCCGACGCGGCGAGCGCGGGCGACCCCGCAGACATCGATATCGGGCCGCTCGATGCGGCCGCCATCGCCGCCGCACCCGCAGAAGTATTCGCGGCGATGTCCGAAGACGAGGCGCTCCAACACGCGAGCGCCGCGATGCAAGACGACGACGCGGACAAGGCCCAAGCCATCTTAGACCGCTTCGACGAGGTCCAAGAGGCGCTCGAAGCCGAACCGGTCGAAAACGGTGCGACGGCCGCCGCGGCGAACGACATGGCCGAAGCCGACGACGAGGAAGCACCTGTCGAAACCGAAGCGGATGTCGAAGACCGAGAAGAGCGGGAGCGCGAAGAGTCGAGTGCCATCACGCGCACGACGACGGGCATCGTGAACGCCTTCTCGGAGGACGAAAAGTCAGAAGATGACATCGGCGGCTACTACTACGACATCGCGTTCATTTTGGACAGCCTCACGTCCAAGGCGTTCTGGCTGGTCGGCACGTTCATGCTCGTCCTCGCTTCGGTGTTCATTTTCCTCTATCAGGGCGGGATTGGCCTCATCAAGGCCGACTTCCTGCGTCGCCTGCCAGAAGCCGTGCGCCCAGAAGAGGTGGGCATCGTCGCGCTCCACCCCGTCGAAGCGCTCATCTTCGAGGTGAAGATCGCCACGGTGCTCGCCGCCGTCTCGATTATCCCCGTGTTGCTCTACTTCGCGTGGCCAGCGCTCAAAGAGCGCGGCTTCGCCCGCGGCAACCGGAACGTCTTGCTCGTCTGGGGGCTGTCGCTGTTCGTTGGCATCATCGCCGGGAGCGCCTTTGGCTACTCCTACATCGCGCCAACGGTCATCTCGTGGCTCACAAACGACGCGATTCAGGCGAACATGATCATCTCCTATCGCATCAACGCCTTTGGCTGGCTGGTGTTCCTCACCACCGCCGGGGTTGGCATCCTCGCCATGATTCCGGTCACGATGTTGCTGTTCCACCGCGGACGCATCATCACCTACCGCACGTTCCGTGGCCGCTGGCGCGAGGTCACCATCGCCGTCCTCGCAATTGCGGCGTTTGGCGCGCCCGGCGGGATGTTCATGATGTTCATCCTCGCCATCCCGACGCTGCTTGCCTACTTCCTCGGGCTTGGCCTGCTCTGGGTCGTTACGCTCGGCGGCCGCCGCGTCCCCGAGAAAAAGCAAGCGGGTGCGGATTAG